A single genomic interval of Rhododendron vialii isolate Sample 1 chromosome 3a, ASM3025357v1 harbors:
- the LOC131320589 gene encoding probable apyrase 7: MVFSKVADIVSAAANRFSAPKSSTLPYVSSGLSPPSNYVHSYRVPNYGQHNNLRLSSSLQDFSTYSQLDIEGGDLNSGIDGSLIHPKQPNFLNKGNVVSFSKEKASPRSPQTQKNWARVLLVLLCLLLFAVLVFTLQFYYFKWSQGTPKFYVVLDCGSTGTRVYVYQANVNYKKDGSLPILLRSLPESIQNSSSQSGRAYNRMETEPGFDKLVHNISGLRSTIQPLIQWAEKQIPDHAHKTTSLFLYATAGVRRLPSSDSQWLLDNAWSILENSPFLCQREWVKIISGMEEAYYGWIALNYHTGVLGAIPKKATFGALDLGGSSLQVTFESEELVHNDTGLKLSIGPVNHHLSAYSLSGYGLNDAFDKSVVYLLKRLPEINSANLASGNIEIKHPCLQSGYKEQYFCSECASIYQEGSSPLSGGEKLDKGGKPRTPIQLIGAPKWEECRELAKVAVNLSEWSNQSSGIDCKLQPCALGDNVPRPYGQFYAMSGFFVVYRFFKLSSEAALDDVLEKGQEFCEKTWDIAKNSVPPQPFIEQYCFRAPYIVLLLRAGLHITDSQVIIGSGSITWTLAVALLESGKAFANREVIHTFEILQMKITPVILFTIIFVSVFLLICVLSCIGNSKTRFFGRPYLPLFRHNSAASTSVLNIPTPFRFRRWSPINSGDGRIKMPLSPTVADSQQGPFGTGFGFNDSSVQLTDLSLFPSTSSVSHSYSSGSLGQMQFDNSSMASFWTPHRSQMRLQSRRSQSREDLNSSVAEAHSAKI; the protein is encoded by the exons ATGGTGTTTAGTAAAGTTGCAGATATTGTATCTGCCGCAGCAAACCGTTTTTCAGCCCCAAAGTCTTCAACCTTGCCATACGTATCATCTGGACTGTCGCCTCCATCAAATTATGTTCATAGTTATCGTGTTCCCAACTATGGACAGCATAATAATCTTCGACTTTCGTCTTCTCTTCAAGATTTCTCCACTTACAGCCAGCTTGACATAGAAGGGGGTGATCTTAACTCAGGAATCGATGGGAGCTTGATCCATCCAAAACAGCCTAATTTCTTAAATAAAGGAAATGTTGTGAGTTTTTCTAAGGAGAAAGCATCACCACGAAGTCCTCAAACACAAAAGAATTGGGCCCGAGTACTCCTCGTTCTGCTGTGTCTTCTACTGTTTGCTGTACTTGTATTCACTTTacaattttattatttcaaGTGGTCTCAAGGAACACCCAAGTTCTATGTTGTACTTGATTGCGGTAGCACTGGGACCCGGGTTTATGTATACCAGGCTAATGTGAATTACAAGAAAGATGGTAGTCTCCCCATTTTATTAAGATCATTACCAGAAAGTATTCAGAATTCTAGTTCACAGAGTGGACGTGCTTACAACCGAATGGAGACTGAACCTGGGTTTGACAAATTGGTGCACAACATATCTGGATTGAGGAGCACAATACAACCACTTATCCAGTGGGCAGAGAAACAAATCCCCGATCACGCACATAAAACTACTTCCCTATTCCTTTATGCCACAGCAGGTGTTCGCAGGCTACCAAGTTCAGACTCACAATGGCTTCTTGACAATGCGTGGTCAATTTTAGAGAATTCACCCTTCTTGTGTCAGAGAGAGTGGGTTAAGATTATCAGTGGCATGGAGGAAGCATATTATGGATGGATAGCTTTAAACTATCACACCGGTGTGTTGGGGGCTATCCCCAAAAAAGCAACATTTGGTGCACTTGACTTAGGTGGCTCATCCTTGCAAGTCACTTTTGAGAGCGAGGAACTAGTGCATAATGACACTGGTTTAAAGCTAAGCATTGGTCCCGTTAACCATCATCTTAGTGCCTATTCGCTCTCAGGCTATGGTTTGAATGATGCTTTTGACAAGTCTGTTGTTTATCTTCTCAAGAGGCTTCCGGAAATCAATAGTGCTAATTTAGCTAGCGGAAACATTGAAATCAAACACCCTTGCCTGCAATCCGGTTACAAAGAGCAATATTTCTGTTCTGAGTGTGCTTCTATATACCAAGAAGGTAGTAGTCCTCTTAGTGGTGGGGAGAAATTGGATAAAGGGGGAAAGCCCAGAACTCCCATCCAACTTATTGGTGCGCCAAAATGGGAAGAATGCAGAGAACTTGCAAAAGTTGCTGTCAATTTGTCTGAATGGTCAAACCAAAGTTCAGGAATCGATTGTAAGTTGCAGCCTTGTGCTCTTGGCGATAATGTGCCTCGTCCTTATGGCCAATTTTATGCAATGTCTGGTTTTTTCGTGGTGTATCGGTTTTTTAAGTTAAGTTCTGAAGCTGCACTGGACGATGTGTTAGAAAAGGGTCAGGAGTTCTGTGAGAAAACTTGGGACATTGCAAAGAACAGTGTTCCTCCTCAGCCCTTTATCGAACAGTATTGCTTTAGGGCCCCGTACATTGTGCTTCTGTTGAGAGCGGGCTTACACATTACTGATAGCCAAGTCATAATTGGATCTGGAAGTATTACTTGGACCCTTGCAGTTGCCCTATTGGAATCTGGGAAGGCCTTTGCAAACAGAGAAGTGATTCACACTTTTGAAATACTCCAGATGAAAATAACCCCCGTCATTCTATTTACCATTATATTCGTTTCAGTTTTTCTCCTTATATGTGTATTATCATGTATTGGCAATTCAAAGACAAGATTTTTTGGCAGACCGTATCTTCCCCTCTTCAGGCACAACAGTGCAGCATCTACGTCTGTTCTTAATATCCCAACTCCTTTCCGGTTTCGGCGTTGGAGTCCTATAAATTCAG GGGATGGAAGAATAAAGATGCCACTGAGTCCAACAGTGGCAGATTCCCAACAGGGACCATTTGGCACAGGATTTGGTTTCAATGATAGCAGTGTTCAGCTCACAGATTTGTCCTTGTTCCCATCAACGAGCAGCGTCTCACATAGTTACTCCTCAGGTAGCTTAGGGCAGATGCAATTCGACAATAGTAGCATGGCTTCTTTCTGGACCCCCCACAGAAGTCAGATGCGTCTTCAGAGCAGGAGATCCCAGTCACGGGAAGACCTCAATTCTTCTGTGGCTGAAGCACACTCTGCGAAAATTTGA
- the LOC131320590 gene encoding uncharacterized protein LOC131320590 isoform X1: protein MRSQTSIRSFSKKKTKKSQGPRNATTRRPFDPLEYRSASSLNVLRISPCFFHTLPAILERERERERERERERERERMKKAAMAALLPLSALIYSYAEETFDVRQHVCTATRYDVAKDIPGNGSLPSSIPDQCTPIHLNLVARHGTRAPTKKKLRELNDLATRIEVLLQDTKEQKLATQKVPAWFWGWKSPWKEKLTGGELIKEGEEELYNLGIRTRDKFPQLFNEDYHPDVYLIKATEIPRASASAVAFGMGLFSGRGNLGPGCDRAFAVSSESCATDIMLRFHDCCHNYKAFLKKQEPTVDKLKEPILDEITDALRRRYELNFKRQDIYSLWYLCKQEASLLNMTDQACALFTPSEVSLLEWTDDLQLFMLEGYGNALNYRMGVPLLQDVVQSMEQAIKAKEEGRAPRTYEKARMRFAHAETLVPFSCLLGLFLEGSDFEKIRKEQPLELPPKPPQRRNWRGSLVAPFAGNDMLVLYSCPDNSSTKYFVQVLHNEHPVPIPGCNNSDVCPYEVFMERIVAPHLKHNYNTICNMKMEEPEQTSLTSTGGAKI, encoded by the exons ATGCGCTCGCAAACAAGCATACggtccttttcaaaaaaaaaaacaaagaaaagtcaGGGTCCACGGAATGCAACCACCCGGAGACCATTTGATCCCCTTGAATACCGCTCGGCGTCTTCTTTGAACGTGCTCCGAATTTCCCCCTGTTTTTTCCACACTCTCCCAGCcatcttagagagagagagagagagagagagagagagagagagagagagagagagagagagaatgaagaaGGCGGCGATGGCCGCTTTACTGCCGCTATCTGCACTCATATATTCATACGCTGAAGAAACTTTCGACGTTCGCCAACATGTCTGCACTGCAAccag GTATGATGTGGCGAAAGACATCCCTGGCAATGGGTCGTTGCCTTCTTCTATTCCAGACCAATGTACTCCTATTCATTTGAATCTTGTG GCAAGGCACGGAACTCGTGCTCCTACCAAGAAAAAGTTAAGAGAGTTGAACGATTTAGCAACACGTATAGAAGTTCTTCTACAAGATACGAAAGAGCAGAAGTTGGCCACACAGAAAGTTCCTGCCTGGTTTTGGGGATGGAAATCTCCTTGGAAAGAGAAGCTCACGGGTGGAGAATTAAtcaaggaaggagaagaagaactATATAATCTGGGGATCAGAACTAGAGACAAGTTTCCACAACTGTTTAATGAGGATTACCATCCGGATGTGTATCTGATCAAGGCAACCGAG ATTCCTCGTGCATCAGCTAGTGCTGTAGCATTTGGCATGGGGCTGTTTAGTGGGAGAGGAAATCTTGGACCAGGGTGTGATCGAGCTTTTGCAGTATCCAGCGAAAGCTGTGCAACTGATATAATGTTGAGATTCCATGATTGTTGTCACAACTACAAG GCCTTCCTAAAAAAGCAAGAGCCAACTGTTGATAAGCTCAAGGAACCTATCTTGGATGAAATAACCGATGCATTAAGGAGGCGTTATGAACTAAATTTTAAAAGACAGGATATATATTCTCTCTGGTATTTGTGCAAACAG GAAGCATCCTTATTGAATATGACTGACCAAGCTTGTGCTTTGTTCACTCCGTCTGAG GTTTCTTTATTGGAGTGGACTGATGATTTGCAACTATTCATGTTAGAGGGTTATGGAAATGCATTAAACTACAGGATGGGAGTGCCATTGCTTCAAGATGTTGTGCAGTCCATGGAACAAGCTATCAAGGCTAAAGAAG AAGGACGAGCTCCCAGAACTTATGAAAAAGCAAGAATGCGGTTTGCACACGCTGAGACTCTCGTTCCATTCTCATGTCTTCTTGGCCTCTTTCTTGAAGGATCTG ACTTCGAAAAAATACGGAAGGAACAACCCTTAGAACTCCCTCCAAAGCCGCCACAGAGAAGAAATTGGAGGGGCAGTTTGGTGGCGCCTTTTGCTGGAAACGATATGCTGGTACTTTATAGCTGTCCAGATAATTCTTCAACCAAGTACTTTGTGCAAGTACTCCATAATGAACATCCTGTACCAATACCT GGTTGTAATAATTCTGATGTCTGCCCGTATGAAGTCTTCATG GAAAGAATAGTTGCCCCTCATTTGAAGCATAACTACAACACAATCTGTAATATGAAGATGGAAGAACCAGAGCAGACGTCTCTCACTAGCACTGGTGGAGCCAAGATTTAA
- the LOC131320590 gene encoding uncharacterized protein LOC131320590 isoform X2, whose amino-acid sequence MRSQTSIRSFSKKKTKKSQGPRNATTRRPFDPLEYRSASSLNVLRISPCFFHTLPAILERERERERERERERERERMKKAAMAALLPLSALIYSYAEETFDVRQHVCTATRYDVAKDIPGNGSLPSSIPDQCTPIHLNLVARHGTRAPTKKKLRELNDLATRIEVLLQDTKEQKLATQKVPAWFWGWKSPWKEKLTGGELIKEGEEELYNLGIRTRDKFPQLFNEDYHPDVYLIKATEIPRASASAVAFGMGLFSGRGNLGPGCDRAFAVSSESCATDIMLRFHDCCHNYKAFLKKQEPTVDKLKEPILDEITDALRRRYELNFKRQDIYSLWYLCKQEASLLNMTDQACALFTPSEVSLLEWTDDLQLFMLEGYGNALNYRMGVPLLQDVVQSMEQAIKAKEEGRAPRTYEKARMRFAHAETLVPFSCLLGLFLEGSDFEKIRKEQPLELPPKPPQRRNWRGSLVAPFAGNDMLGCNNSDVCPYEVFMERIVAPHLKHNYNTICNMKMEEPEQTSLTSTGGAKI is encoded by the exons ATGCGCTCGCAAACAAGCATACggtccttttcaaaaaaaaaaacaaagaaaagtcaGGGTCCACGGAATGCAACCACCCGGAGACCATTTGATCCCCTTGAATACCGCTCGGCGTCTTCTTTGAACGTGCTCCGAATTTCCCCCTGTTTTTTCCACACTCTCCCAGCcatcttagagagagagagagagagagagagagagagagagagagagagagagagagagagaatgaagaaGGCGGCGATGGCCGCTTTACTGCCGCTATCTGCACTCATATATTCATACGCTGAAGAAACTTTCGACGTTCGCCAACATGTCTGCACTGCAAccag GTATGATGTGGCGAAAGACATCCCTGGCAATGGGTCGTTGCCTTCTTCTATTCCAGACCAATGTACTCCTATTCATTTGAATCTTGTG GCAAGGCACGGAACTCGTGCTCCTACCAAGAAAAAGTTAAGAGAGTTGAACGATTTAGCAACACGTATAGAAGTTCTTCTACAAGATACGAAAGAGCAGAAGTTGGCCACACAGAAAGTTCCTGCCTGGTTTTGGGGATGGAAATCTCCTTGGAAAGAGAAGCTCACGGGTGGAGAATTAAtcaaggaaggagaagaagaactATATAATCTGGGGATCAGAACTAGAGACAAGTTTCCACAACTGTTTAATGAGGATTACCATCCGGATGTGTATCTGATCAAGGCAACCGAG ATTCCTCGTGCATCAGCTAGTGCTGTAGCATTTGGCATGGGGCTGTTTAGTGGGAGAGGAAATCTTGGACCAGGGTGTGATCGAGCTTTTGCAGTATCCAGCGAAAGCTGTGCAACTGATATAATGTTGAGATTCCATGATTGTTGTCACAACTACAAG GCCTTCCTAAAAAAGCAAGAGCCAACTGTTGATAAGCTCAAGGAACCTATCTTGGATGAAATAACCGATGCATTAAGGAGGCGTTATGAACTAAATTTTAAAAGACAGGATATATATTCTCTCTGGTATTTGTGCAAACAG GAAGCATCCTTATTGAATATGACTGACCAAGCTTGTGCTTTGTTCACTCCGTCTGAG GTTTCTTTATTGGAGTGGACTGATGATTTGCAACTATTCATGTTAGAGGGTTATGGAAATGCATTAAACTACAGGATGGGAGTGCCATTGCTTCAAGATGTTGTGCAGTCCATGGAACAAGCTATCAAGGCTAAAGAAG AAGGACGAGCTCCCAGAACTTATGAAAAAGCAAGAATGCGGTTTGCACACGCTGAGACTCTCGTTCCATTCTCATGTCTTCTTGGCCTCTTTCTTGAAGGATCTG ACTTCGAAAAAATACGGAAGGAACAACCCTTAGAACTCCCTCCAAAGCCGCCACAGAGAAGAAATTGGAGGGGCAGTTTGGTGGCGCCTTTTGCTGGAAACGATATGCTG GGTTGTAATAATTCTGATGTCTGCCCGTATGAAGTCTTCATG GAAAGAATAGTTGCCCCTCATTTGAAGCATAACTACAACACAATCTGTAATATGAAGATGGAAGAACCAGAGCAGACGTCTCTCACTAGCACTGGTGGAGCCAAGATTTAA